The nucleotide sequence GCCTGGGGGGCGTTACGCGGGCTACCCGTGAAGCTATGGCGCTTTGCGAAGCGGCCGGCCACGATGTTATTTTTGTGGAGACGGTAGGCGTAGGGCAAAGCGAAACCGCCGTGCACGGCATGGTCGACTTCTTTCTGCTGCTGATGCTAGCCGGAGCCGGCGACGAGCTGCAAGGCATCAAGAAAGGCATTATGGAAATGGCCGACGCAGTTACCATCACCAAAGCCGACGGCGACAACGAATTGCCCTCACGCCGGGCCCGCCGCGAGTACCAAAATGCCCTCCACCTTTTCCCGCTGGCCCCTAGCGCCTGGTCGCCTCTCGTCACTACTAGTTCGGCGCTCACCGGCGCTGGCGTGCCCGAGGTCTGGGAGATTGTGCAGAAGTACGTGCAGCAAACCCAAGCCAGCGGCTATTTCCAGCGGCGTCGCCAAGAGCAAAACCTGCACTGGCTCCACGAAACCATTCGCGAAACGCTGGAAACCCGCTTCTTTGCCCGCCCCGAGGTAAAGCAGCAGCTCTCCACAGTGCAGCAGCGCGTGTTGGCCGGCCAACAGTCGGCCTTTAGCGCCGCTTCAGAACTGTTGGGCTTGTAGCCCGAAAATCAGCGCGGTCTAGCCTCTCTTCGGCCGGACTGCTAGGTAGTCGAGGTAATATAGCACCTTGATGGACACCGAGTTGTTGTGCGGCGTGTTGATGGTGTTGCTGAGGTTGTTGAAGTAAAGCGGCGTTGCCTCGTTGCCCGACCGGTAGTCGTAGTCGGGGTTGTTGGCATTTTTCCAGACCACGCTGATCTGCGAGCCGGGCGCAAACCACCACGAGTACACGGCGTCGATGTTGAAGGCGTTGTAGGTGTTGTCGCGGTTGCGGCGGTAGTCCACTAGCTCTTCCTGGCCGCCGGGCGAGAGACGAGCGAAGTCCTGGTAGCGCACGTTGCTGGTATAGTGCCGGGTGCGGAACGTGAACGACATGCGGTTGGAGAAGGTATAAGCCATCGACAGCACGTTGGACACCGTGACGACGTTTCGACGGCCCAAGATTACTTGCCCCACAAACTCTTGATCGAGCGGCTCGTCCTCGTCCATGCCCCCGTTCACGTAGCCAATCTGGTTTTGCTTGTAGTCCCACTCGATGTTGTAGCGGAAGTTAAGCTTGTTGTTGACGCGGTAGCGCGGCGACACCGCAAGGCCGTAGCCCATCCGACGCGGGCGCTGCAGCCGGTCGTCCTCCGCGTAGGTGCGGATACCGCCGTTCACGTCCCAAGCTAGCTTCTTCCGGTAGTCCGTCGACATAAATCCACCCACGTTGGCGCTGCTTGGCACACGTACATAATACTCGCCGAGTGGAAATACCCGCGGCTCGTAGAAGTCGTTTTTCGTGGGGTCGATATTCACATTGAAGCCAGTGGTGATAAAGCTCTTAGTGAACGTAGTTTGCATGCCCCCCGCAATACTAACATCCTGGTAACGCGTGGGCTTATAGAGCAACGACTGGGTAATTTCGCTCCAGGTATAGAGGTTGTTTACCTTCCAAAACGGCTTGTACTTGTTGTAATTGACGTAGATGTTCTGGGAGATGTTGTTGTTGCCGAATAAGATACCCAAGTCGTTGGGGTTGTAGCGGTCGGACTCGATGCCGTGGTTAAAGCCCCACGTAAGCGCCCCGCTGATTTTGCCGAAGCCTATCTGGTACTTGTAGCCATTTTGGTCGTTGATTTCCTCTTCCGAACCGAACACATTGCCGCGGCGGCGCGAGTACACGATGCGGCCATCTAGCGCGTAGGAGTTCTTTTTATTGGCAAAACGAAACAAGCCACCCGTTACGTTGGCATCATAGGTGCTGCCAGCGCGCGTCACGTTGGTGTTGATGAGCGAAACGTAGGAGTTGTTTTTCAGGCTCTGGTCGAGGACTGCGATGCTGTAATTGCTGAACGGCTGCGTTTTCACGGAGCGCTCCTCCCCCGATTCGTTGTTGCGGATGGTGGCGTACACGTCATTGCTGACGGCGTTGAAAAGTCCTACGCCCAGGCCTTTGCTGGTACGCCCCGATACTTTGGTGGCGTTCAGCAAGCGCGTTTCGGCAGGGTTTTTCACCAGCTTTTCATTGGACCCTACTTCCACGTCATAGAAGCCAATGGGTGTGGCTCCCACTCGCCGCGAGTAAAACAGGTTGCCTTTGTTGAAGAGCTCGGTGCCTTCAGTGAAGAATTGGCGGTTTTCGTTGAACTGCACCTCGAACGGCGAGAGGTTTAGCACTTGGTTGTCGCTCTGCACCTGCCCGAAATCAGGCACCAGCGTGGCATCCAGCGTGAAGCTCTCATTGATACCCCACTTCACGTCGGCGCCCCCATTGAAGCTGTTGGTGGTACGGCGCGTGCCTTCCGCGTTCAACGGGTTGTGGTTGACGTAGGTTGACACGTAGGGCGTAAGCGAAAGGCGCAACGGCGGCTTGATGTCGCGAATACCTTTCAGCTCGCCCCACTGGTTCACAAACCCGTCTACGGCCGGCTTCACTTCGTTCCAAAAGAACGCCTGGTTTTCGCGCTTGCGCTGCCGCATAAAGTTGAGGCCCCATTGCTGCTCCACGTTTTTGCTGAAGCGAATGGCCGAGTACGGAATGCGCATTTCCGCCACCCAATCGGTGCCTTTAAGGGCTGTGCGAGACTCCCACACCGCATTCCAGGCAAAATCTTCCCCGCCAGCCGGCGAGTAGCGGCAATCCATCTGCACACCGCCCGTTGTCACGAAAAAGCCATAGCCGTTGAGTTTGTCGCTGTACGTGTCCAGGAAAATGCCGATGAAATCGGTGTTGCCGAAGTCGTCGCGTGGCGTTAGTTCTCGCGGAATGGAATCGGCGTGCACATCGTGCATAATAGCCCCAACGTAGATGTTGGCGTCATCGTAGAGGATGCGCACTTCCGTGGGGTGCTTTTCGTGTGGGCCAGGATTGGGGCGGTTCTGAATGAAATCGGTGGCGGTGGGGGCCTGCTGCCAAATGGCTTCGTCCAGCAAGCCGTCCAGCTTGATAGCGTCGGTGATGCGCACGGCCTGTAGCTGACGCTTGGGAGCTGGCACTTTGGCATCGGTAGCAACGGCCGAGGGAGTGGCACTAGGTTGCTGTTGCGCAGTGGCAGAACCAGCTAGCAGCACCGTGCTCAGCCAGAAGAACAAGACAAAGCGGTAGCTGATCACGACGGAAGGGCGGGATAGAAATGGGTTCAAACAGGAAGGAACTTAACGTATGCCTAGGTGCGGCCGCAAGGAAGATTCAACGGTCTGGGGGCACTGTTGGCAGAGAAACATGGGCTAAAAAAGACCTGATTTAGATACTGGTTCGGTACTACGTCCTTGACAAACGGTACGCCACCCAACTCCGTCACGCACCATAGCTGCATTAGCGTTTTCAAGTATATGAAGCTATAGATGCTCTTCGGCGCTTAACCGTTGCTTGACCTATCTATTTTCTTGTCGAGCCGTGGTTCAGGAGTTGGCTGGAAACCTATTGTAGCCGTGAATACCGCCGTAGAGGTCAGACGTTACAACAATTTCAAAATTTATTTTCAACTCGTACTTGCCCGATAAAAAAGCCGGCCACTGTTGCAGCAGCGGCCGGCGCGGTGATTCACTCACTCACCGAAATATCTATAGTTGATGATGATTTACTGTTGTTGGTATCGGCCGAGTGCCCGAGCAGCTTGCGGTATTTAGCGGCTAGCTCTTCTGACTGCTGCGTTCCATTTACCGTCAGTCCTTTGGCATTGACTTGCAACGAGAATCCCTTCGCGTTTTTATCAAGCAACCCATCCTGCTTCAGCTCTTCCCGAATCCGGTCGGTGTTGACGTGCGGGGCTGCCGGAGCCCGTGGCACCGCAGGTACCCGCGGTACCAGAGGCGTGCGGGGCACGGCCGGGACACGCGGAACGGCAGGAGTACGCGGGAAGGCTGGCGTGCGCGGTGCCGAAGGCGCACGCGGCGCTGGCGGAGGCGGGGGCATCTCGTCGTTGAAGGCGAAAGACGAGTTGCTGTTGCTTTGCTGCTGTATATTGACTGAGCCCGTTGCGCTCAGCTTACGGCCCGTGCTGCTTTCGTATAGCTTCACGTACTTATCACGCATTGCCTCCGACTGCTTGTTGCCGTTAACCGACATGCTCTTTTGGCTCAGCGCGAAGCTGAAATTGTTGGCATCCCGAACTAAGTTGTCTTTCGCTAGCTCAGCATACAGCGCTTTGTGCCATGCTGCCTGTTCTTTGTCGCGCTGAGCTTGCTCTTTGTTGCGGCGAGTTTGCTCTACATTACGCCGCGCCTGCTCTTCGTTACGCCGTACCTGCTCTCTGTCACGTCGGGCTTGGTCTTGGTCGCGTAGCACCTGCTCTCTGTCACGGTGGGCTTGGTCTCGGTCACGTTGAGCCTGCTCTCTGTCTTGCTTTTCTTGGGTGCGCAGCTCTTGCAGTTCCTGCATATGCTCTTGGCGCAACTCCTTCAGGTTCTCCCGCAATTCTTGCTGCTCATCGGCGCTTAAGCTTTCTTTCACCAACTGGTCTTCCAGCACCTTTTCCTCGATCTGGAATTGCTTCAGCATGCTTTGGCTGGCATCATGCAGCTCCATTGCCTGCCCAGCTTCTTGCAGTGCCAGCTTCGAGAGTTCTTCGGCATCGCTGGCATTCGGCGATCTGCCGGCTAGCGCATCGGTGGCCATTCGGTTGGAGAGGGTCTGGATTCGGTCAACATGTTCTTGGCTGCCCGCAACGGTGGTTTTCGCCTTGCCTCCGGCCTGCTCCGCTTTTTCTAGGGACGCACGGTAGGCCTCCAGCTCGGCGGCGGGCACCTTTTTGCCATCCACATACACATCCGACACTGCACCGCTTTCGTCTTTCACCACCACGGTCAGGCCTTTGATTTCGTTGAGGCGGGCCTTACCGGACTTGGTGAGCAGTTTGGGGTTGGTTTGGGCATATACCACCACCGTGTCGTCGAGCGGCTTTGCTTCGCTGGCCTCGAGCCCAACGGCAGCGTCTTCTGTGGCGCCTTGCGCTTCCATTGCAGGTGCTAGTTCTGCCGCTACCTCCTCGGCTACGTCTACGGACCCAGCCGTTTCGGTGGCCGCAGTGGGTGTAGTGAATGAAGCCGCACTCAACGACAGCACCGTACTCACAGTGAGTAGCCCAACGCTGAACAACACAACACAAGCGGCCCAGAAACCATCGGAGAATGTGGGAGCCGCTGCCCGATGCTGCACCAAGCGACGTACCCGGTTCAGCAAGGAGCCCGGAGCCCCCGCGGCTGCCATAGCCAACTTCGGGCTGAGTGTGGCGGGGGCATGTTGCAAGGCAGCCAAGGAAGCCAATGCCTGCGCCAACACCAAGGAGTCGCCGCACAGTTCGGTGGCAATATCGTCGCAGCAGTTTTCGCGCTCGGTGCGCAGGCAACCCGACAGGAACCATACGGCCGGATGGTAGAAGAACAGAATTTCAGCTACCGATTGCAGCAGGTTGAACAGATAGTCGCGGCGCATCACGTGGGCGAGTTCATGGGCCAGAATAGCTTCCAGCTCACTGCCCGACAACCCCGACGCTGCACTCATAGGCAACAGCACCACCGGCTTCAGCCAGCCTATCACTAGCGGCCCCGGAACCAGCCCGGAAGCCAGAATCTGGACTGGACGACGCAGGTTGGTACGGCTGGCCAGCGCGTCGAGGCGCGTTTGCCACTCCGCAGGGAGGGCCGCCACCCGGTAGCGCCGCAGCCGCTGTACATACGCCAGGCTACCCAAGAAGCGCAATGTCATGGCCAACATGCCAAGCAGCCAGGCCACCACCACAAAAGGCATGTTGCGTTCCAGGTACACTTTGCCTGCTGTCAGCAACTGCTGCAACCGGGAGGAGGGCTGCGTTGCCATTTCGGTTTCGGCAGCTACTATCCCGTCGGTAGTCACCAGTTGGCCGTTGTCCTGAACAACCACATCGGCAGAGGCAGCCAACGAGGTGGTAGCCGGGGCTTCCGTCAGTAACACCAGCTCATTAGTAGTGGAAGTGCTGAACGTGTGGTAGTAGTAGCCAAACGTGATACCACTCAGCACCAACAGCCCGAGCAACGAGGCGGCAGCTACCCGGTACCGCAAAGCGGCGGCATGGCGGTGCAACAGCATAAGCAGCATGGCGGCGGTCAGGGCCACCAGGGCACCTTGCCAAACCGAGTGCAGCAGTGTCCAACCCAAGGCGCGCATCAGCGCCGGCGACCCATAGTGCTCAAGCAAGTTCATCGTCTTGTTTGTTAGGGTTGGAGGGGTTGCGCTGTTCTTCAATCTGGTTGAGCAAGCTCCGAATCTGCGCCAGCTCGTCGGCGGAGGTGGTGCGGTTGCCCAGGGCCTGCATCACCATTTTCATGGCCGAACCCCCGAAGGTGGAATCCACGAACCGGTCGAGGAGCAAGCCTTGGGTTTCCTCTTCCCGCACCGCGGCCCGGTAAACGTGTGTCTTGGAATCGTCTTCGCGCAACACCAAGCCTTTATCGAGCATGAGTTGGAGCAGCTTGAGCGTGGTGGTATAGCCTACCTCACGGCGCTGGTTGAGCTGGTCGTTGGCGAACCGAACCGTGCTGGGGCCATGTTGCCACAGCACCTGAAGAATCTCCAGCTCGGATTCGGTGGGTTTGGGGATGGGGGTCTTGCTCATGGAAAGGGCTGTTTTATACTACGACATGTTTCGTACATCAAACATATACGAAACATGTCGTAGATACAAACATACTATACGAAATATTTCGTGCATCACAAGCCGGACGGCCATGACCATACTCCTAGCCGCCTCTAACCAGCACGATCCTACAGCTTCTTCATCCCCTCGATGCTGCTACTTCTCAAGTTGATACCTCCGTTGGTAGTCACCACCGAAACCAGTGCGCCCCCCTCTCCTAGCTTGGTATCTAGGCTACGGCCTATTTTCCCGGTCACCGTTATCGGATAGTCAGTGCTGAGGCCGCCGTGCTGGGTGGCGGTTTTGAGTTGCGCCGAATACGCCGCCGGAATACGCCAGTTGATGCCGCCGTTGGTGGTCGTCACGTCCAGGCCCTTGCCTTCCCACTTCTTGCCGGTGAGCGTTACGTTTACGCCACCGTTCGTGGTAGTGCCGCGCACGTCGCCCCCCAGATTAGCCAGTGAAATACCGCCGTTATGGGCCTCGAATGTAACGGCCGCCTGCGTGCCTTCAATGCTGATACCGCCGTTGTAGGTGTTCAAAGCCAGGGCAGTACGGCGCGGCACAAACACCTCGTAGCTCACCGACCAGTTGTCGTCGTTGCTGGCTTCGGCCTTGAGCACGTTGCCAGTGCTTTTGATTTGCACGGCCTTCACTTGCTCTTGCGCCGCCGTGGTGGAGCTGGCCCAGCTTTGCACCCGGGCCCGCACCCGCACATCGGCCCCGTCCCAGCCGCGCACCGCAATACCTCCGTTGCGGCGGCCATCAATGGTAAGCGTTTGGCCGGCAGCCGGAGCGGCCAGCGTCAGGTCGCGGATTTCGCAGAAACCTTTCTGCTTGTTGCCGTAGCTGTTTTCTTCGCAGGTCGAGCGGAAAGCTGGAGCGGTTGGTGTCTGGGCCAGGGCGTGCAGGCTCAGGAGCGCCAGCAGGCAAGAGGTAAGTACTGTTTTCATGATGGGTAGTTGTTTATTGCTACTTGTCTATTGTTAGGGCAAGCTGTTATGTAGTGGCGGGCAGTTGGTTAGTGCAGCCAAGGTTATTCCTCCGGGCAGCACCCTACTACGCTGGCCTATACTTTATTGCTTGGGCTTGCGGAAAAACACGTCTCCGCTAATAGATTCCAGCTTGAGCAGCGGACCACTGCCGCTGGCCAACGCCCCGCGTAATTGGTACCCCACAATGGGGTTGTCTTTCCGATTCTCGAATGCCACCTCTTGGTCGGTGTACACCTCGCCGGTAATGGTTTTCAAGGCAATGGCGGCGGCTTTGGTAGGCGGCCAGCTAACATCCACGAAGCCACTGATGGACTTGGCTTCCAGCGGCCCCGTCAGCCCCACCACGTCGATATTGCCGGTGATGGTTCGCACGCTGACATCGGCGCCCGCGGGCACCATAATGTCGTAGTTGATGGTGGAGCACACGGTCGCCCCATCCTTGGGGCCCTTGTCTGAAGAGCCGAAATAACTGCTTGTGGTTCTGTTAGGCGGACAGTCGCCGGGCTTAGCAGTGGCGAGTATCTCTTTGCTGAGGTCAGTTGCTACGGTTACGTTGCTCGACGTTTCGCTGAAAGAGAATTGCAGCGCCTCGTTGAGCTTGTTGTCGTTGATGTCGACTGTGGCCCGCACGTGCAGCTGGTTGTCGGTGGCCGGCCGGATACGAATGGCGTTGCCAAACCGCAAATCCAGCACAATTCGCTGACCAGTTTTGATGGCCGCGTTTTCCTCGATGATTTTCTGGGCGAAAGCCGGCCTGGTAGCACCGGCCATCACTCCAACAAGCAGGAAAAGCATTAGAAACCGATGCATGAGTTAGAGTTTTAGGAGGTTGGAACTGAAAAGAAAGAGTTGTCAGAGGCAAGCCCGGCAACGTCACTGCAGGAGCTTGTCGAGTAGGTTGCGCATCACTTCTTCACCATTTTTTCTGTAGATGAAGCCATGATTTCCTTGCTCAACCGTTTCTAGGTGCCAAGCGGTGGCTTCCGCTTTGTGCAGGTTGTAAGTGGCTAGCACGTTCTTGTACAGATACAGGCTATCATCTTTGGCATGCAGCGAGTAGAAGGGCTTGGCTGACAACGCCTTGAAATTGATGTCGCCTACTTGCAGCTTGGGCAGCGCGGCGAAACTGTAGAAGCCCGCAAACAAGTTGGAGTGGTGGCTAGCAAACCAAAACGTGGCGGAGCCTCCGTTCGACATGCCACCCAGGTACACTTGCTTGGCGTCGATATGATAGGTTTGCTTGGCGGCACTAACTACATCCAGCACGTATTGAAAGGAAGCCAGCTGGTTCATCCAGCCAAAGTCTTTTCTGGCGAAAGGATACAGCACAATGGCGTTGTAGCGCTCCGCCAGCGCAAATATGGATTCGGTGGCGTACTCTGGATCTTTGTACTGAAACTGCTTGGTGGACCCTACCCCACCGTGCAGGTACACAATGGTTTTATGTGGTTTAGCCGGGTCGTAGTGGGTGGGCACGTACACCCAGTAAGGCACTTGCAGCGAGTCGGCTTGTATGAAATACAACGCAACCCCAGTAGGCGCTTTCCTGAACGTGTTGCCACTGCGAGGCCGAATGGCGTTGCCGGTTGTTTTGGCTAGCCACTGCTTTTCCACGGCCGCAATGCTATCAGCCGATAGCTTTTTCTGCGCTTGAACTGGTCTGCCGACGGCTAACAGTACCAGCAAGAGTAGCAGGAAGTGCTTCCTATACCGGGCCGGCCGCTCGCTGTTGCGCTTGCTGGGCACGTACTGTTCTGGTAGCATAACGGAGCCGCGCATGGTATTCGTTACTTGGCTTTGCGCACGAATATGTCGCCGCTGATGGTTTTGAGGGACAACGTAGGACCACCGCCGTTGACGTTGCCGCTCACCGTCTGCCCGCCTATCCGGTTCATGTTGTCGGCGCCTTTACCCAGGTTGATGTCGAAGTCGGTGTAGATTTCGCCGGAGATAGAGCGCAGCGCCAAGTTGGCTTTAGTAGCGGCGGGCATCGTTACGTCTAGGTCGCCGCTGACCAGCGAGATGGAACTTGGCTCGGGGCGCATTCCAGAGAACCGCACCGTAACGTCGCCGCTGACGCTGTTGGCTACCACGGGGCCCGCCACGTTTAGCAGCTTCAGGTCGCCGCTTTTCAGGGTGGCTTCAATGCTGCCTTCCACGTCCCGAATGATTAGGTCGCCGCTGTTCCAGTTGGTTTCGGTGAATACCACCGCCGTCCGGCGTGGCACCCGAATCGTGTAGGCGGCATCTTTACGGGAGGCTTTCACCACCCGCAGCGTGTTGCCGGTGCCCGGCGTCACCGACAGCCCTATTTGGGTGTTGTCCTCGGCTGAGTTATACACAGCCCGCAGTCCTTGAGCTTGTTTGGGCAGGGCCTCGTACCCATTGCCCCGGATGACGAGTTCGTCGCCGTCGTAGCCTTCCACGGTGATGTCGCTGCCCTGCATTTCCAGGACCACTTTGCGGTCTTGACGGCTGTTGAACTTGGCTTTAAATTCTTGTGCATGCAGCCCAACACTAGCGGTGAGCAGCGTTATGGCGGTGAGAACGAAGGTCTTTTTCATGAGTTAAAATCAATAGGTCGGGAGAAGGGGGAAAGGCAATTCGCCAGGGCCACACGCTACGTAAGACATCCGGATGTCTTGCGCAGCCTGCGCGTTGTGTTGGATTAGGCAAGCCTAAATCAGCAGTCCGAGGCCATTTGCAGCTTGCTGGCGCACGGCAGGCAGTGCCTCTGGCTGGCGCGAGAGCCGTTCCAGGGTTGGCACAGCCCGCTTGTCGCGCAGGGCTACCAGCAATTCAATAAGGGTGATTTGCACGTTGGGGTCATTCTGGTTGGGCAGGGCCTGTACCAGAGCAGGGCCTACCCGAGGGTCGGCACGGAGGCGGAAAAGGGCTTCGCAGGCGGCCAGCCGCACATTGGGGTTCGGGTCGGCGTTGAGGGTGTTGATGAGCACTTGCACGGCGGGGTCGCCGGGCTGCACGGTGGCGGGCGCTTCGGCTACCAGGCTAATGCGGCGGCTGGCAGTAGCGGGCTGGCTGGTAGCAGCCGTCAGGTGAGCAGCCAATGTTTCGCTGGCAGCAGGTTGCTGAGAGGCCACATCAAGGGAAGTGGCCGGACGCAGTATCAGCCCAAACAAGGCTCCTACGGCCAGCAGCGCAATGCTAGCGGCTATCCGGAGCCAGCGGGCCGTGGGCGTCGGGGCCCAGAAGGCCACTACTTTCGCCTCGGCCGGCGCTTCTGATGGCGTAGCTGTGGCTTTGGGCAACGCCATTTTTTCTTCGGCCAACTGCGCCAGAAAGTTGTCGCGCAGGGCCAGCGGCGGCATCGGAAACACTTGGTCGTCAATGCACGCTAGTAACTCCCGTAGCTGCTTTAGTTGGGTGCGGCACGCCAGGCAGGCTGGCAAATGGGCTTCCACCTGCGCCGTTTCCACCGCCGAAAGCTCTTTTTCGGCGTAGCCAGCCAGCAACGGCGCTATGGCCTCGCAGTCGGCAGGGGTGGATGCTTGATGGTTGAAGGACTCGTTCATTGTATGGGTTCGGGGCTAGGCCCACGGTTTTTAGCTGAAGTACACTTTGCGCAACGCTTCTAAGGCACGGTGGGCTTTCACGCGGGCAGCGCCGGCCGTGCAGCCCAGCATCTCCCCTATCTCCGTGTAGTCGAAGCCCTGGAAGCGGTGCAACACCAGGATTTCGCGCTGCTCAGCTGGCAGCAGGTTCAAGGCTTCCTGCAAGGCCTGCTTTTGGTCAGCGGACTGGCAGTTGGCCTGCGCAGCGCGGCCGTGGCTGGCGGTCCGCTCCACCCCCTCGATGTCAGCGACGGGCTGTTGGCGACGGCTTTTCTGCCAGTGGTCGGCGTGTACGTGGCGGGCCAATTGGTAGAGCCACGCCCGCACCGGCTGGCCGGGCTGGTAGCTGGCTCGGTATTTCATGGCCCGGTAGAACACGTTTTGGGTGAGGTCTTGCCCCACTTCCGTGTCGCCACCGCTCAACCGGCACAGAAAGCCAAACAGCGGGCCTTGGTAGCGCTCGAACAACGGCACCATCTGGTCCAGGTTGTCAGCCTTTACCTGAGCCATTAGCTCTTCGTCGCTTGTCGCAACTACCTGCATTCTAACAAGTGAAAGAAACGTGGATGATTGATTTTGGACCGATTACCGGCGGCACGGCTATTCGTTACAAGCGGTACCAATTATTTTTCTCACCCAAGAAAGCAGCTTTCCGCCGGCTACCGATACCCGGCTTGCCAAACGCGAAAAAGCCAGCCCATAAGGACCGGCTTTTTCGTGTTTACTAGTGACTCAGGTTTACTTACAACGATGTCTATCTGACCCTTGTCAGGTCTTAAAGTAACAAGCCCAACAGACGCTAACTCCTACGCTGACGCTCCAGCGTCACGCGGGCACGGTGGCAGATGCCTCCTAAAGGTGGGTTGAATTTGGAAACGCTGATTTGTACGGCTTCGATGTAGGGAAACTCTTCCAGCACTCTGTCCAGCACGCGGTGGGCGAGATGCTCCAGTAGCCGTGCCGGGGCCAACATTTCTTCGCGCACCACGCGGTATAGCACTTCGTAGTTTACCGTTTCGTGCAGGCGGTCGGAAGCGCCAGAGGCATGCAAGTC is from Hymenobacter tibetensis and encodes:
- the meaB gene encoding methylmalonyl Co-A mutase-associated GTPase MeaB, whose translation is MAKRFSVSEYTDGVLSGNRVMLSRAITLVESTLPSDQALAQQVLNNVLPHAGRSIRLGITGVPGVGKSTFIEALGLHLVDAHGHRLAVLAVDPSSQRSGGSILGDKTRMNLLAAHPQAFIRPSPAGRSLGGVTRATREAMALCEAAGHDVIFVETVGVGQSETAVHGMVDFFLLLMLAGAGDELQGIKKGIMEMADAVTITKADGDNELPSRRARREYQNALHLFPLAPSAWSPLVTTSSALTGAGVPEVWEIVQKYVQQTQASGYFQRRRQEQNLHWLHETIRETLETRFFARPEVKQQLSTVQQRVLAGQQSAFSAASELLGL
- a CDS encoding DUF5916 domain-containing protein, whose amino-acid sequence is MNPFLSRPSVVISYRFVLFFWLSTVLLAGSATAQQQPSATPSAVATDAKVPAPKRQLQAVRITDAIKLDGLLDEAIWQQAPTATDFIQNRPNPGPHEKHPTEVRILYDDANIYVGAIMHDVHADSIPRELTPRDDFGNTDFIGIFLDTYSDKLNGYGFFVTTGGVQMDCRYSPAGGEDFAWNAVWESRTALKGTDWVAEMRIPYSAIRFSKNVEQQWGLNFMRQRKRENQAFFWNEVKPAVDGFVNQWGELKGIRDIKPPLRLSLTPYVSTYVNHNPLNAEGTRRTTNSFNGGADVKWGINESFTLDATLVPDFGQVQSDNQVLNLSPFEVQFNENRQFFTEGTELFNKGNLFYSRRVGATPIGFYDVEVGSNEKLVKNPAETRLLNATKVSGRTSKGLGVGLFNAVSNDVYATIRNNESGEERSVKTQPFSNYSIAVLDQSLKNNSYVSLINTNVTRAGSTYDANVTGGLFRFANKKNSYALDGRIVYSRRRGNVFGSEEEINDQNGYKYQIGFGKISGALTWGFNHGIESDRYNPNDLGILFGNNNISQNIYVNYNKYKPFWKVNNLYTWSEITQSLLYKPTRYQDVSIAGGMQTTFTKSFITTGFNVNIDPTKNDFYEPRVFPLGEYYVRVPSSANVGGFMSTDYRKKLAWDVNGGIRTYAEDDRLQRPRRMGYGLAVSPRYRVNNKLNFRYNIEWDYKQNQIGYVNGGMDEDEPLDQEFVGQVILGRRNVVTVSNVLSMAYTFSNRMSFTFRTRHYTSNVRYQDFARLSPGGQEELVDYRRNRDNTYNAFNIDAVYSWWFAPGSQISVVWKNANNPDYDYRSGNEATPLYFNNLSNTINTPHNNSVSIKVLYYLDYLAVRPKRG
- a CDS encoding M56 family metallopeptidase produces the protein MNLLEHYGSPALMRALGWTLLHSVWQGALVALTAAMLLMLLHRHAAALRYRVAAASLLGLLVLSGITFGYYYHTFSTSTTNELVLLTEAPATTSLAASADVVVQDNGQLVTTDGIVAAETEMATQPSSRLQQLLTAGKVYLERNMPFVVVAWLLGMLAMTLRFLGSLAYVQRLRRYRVAALPAEWQTRLDALASRTNLRRPVQILASGLVPGPLVIGWLKPVVLLPMSAASGLSGSELEAILAHELAHVMRRDYLFNLLQSVAEILFFYHPAVWFLSGCLRTERENCCDDIATELCGDSLVLAQALASLAALQHAPATLSPKLAMAAAGAPGSLLNRVRRLVQHRAAAPTFSDGFWAACVVLFSVGLLTVSTVLSLSAASFTTPTAATETAGSVDVAEEVAAELAPAMEAQGATEDAAVGLEASEAKPLDDTVVVYAQTNPKLLTKSGKARLNEIKGLTVVVKDESGAVSDVYVDGKKVPAAELEAYRASLEKAEQAGGKAKTTVAGSQEHVDRIQTLSNRMATDALAGRSPNASDAEELSKLALQEAGQAMELHDASQSMLKQFQIEEKVLEDQLVKESLSADEQQELRENLKELRQEHMQELQELRTQEKQDREQAQRDRDQAHRDREQVLRDQDQARRDREQVRRNEEQARRNVEQTRRNKEQAQRDKEQAAWHKALYAELAKDNLVRDANNFSFALSQKSMSVNGNKQSEAMRDKYVKLYESSTGRKLSATGSVNIQQQSNSNSSFAFNDEMPPPPPAPRAPSAPRTPAFPRTPAVPRVPAVPRTPLVPRVPAVPRAPAAPHVNTDRIREELKQDGLLDKNAKGFSLQVNAKGLTVNGTQQSEELAAKYRKLLGHSADTNNSKSSSTIDISVSE
- a CDS encoding BlaI/MecI/CopY family transcriptional regulator, whose product is MSKTPIPKPTESELEILQVLWQHGPSTVRFANDQLNQRREVGYTTTLKLLQLMLDKGLVLREDDSKTHVYRAAVREEETQGLLLDRFVDSTFGGSAMKMVMQALGNRTTSADELAQIRSLLNQIEEQRNPSNPNKQDDELA
- a CDS encoding DUF4097 family beta strand repeat-containing protein, whose amino-acid sequence is MKTVLTSCLLALLSLHALAQTPTAPAFRSTCEENSYGNKQKGFCEIRDLTLAAPAAGQTLTIDGRRNGGIAVRGWDGADVRVRARVQSWASSTTAAQEQVKAVQIKSTGNVLKAEASNDDNWSVSYEVFVPRRTALALNTYNGGISIEGTQAAVTFEAHNGGISLANLGGDVRGTTTNGGVNVTLTGKKWEGKGLDVTTTNGGINWRIPAAYSAQLKTATQHGGLSTDYPITVTGKIGRSLDTKLGEGGALVSVVTTNGGINLRSSSIEGMKKL
- a CDS encoding carboxylesterase family protein gives rise to the protein MLPEQYVPSKRNSERPARYRKHFLLLLLVLLAVGRPVQAQKKLSADSIAAVEKQWLAKTTGNAIRPRSGNTFRKAPTGVALYFIQADSLQVPYWVYVPTHYDPAKPHKTIVYLHGGVGSTKQFQYKDPEYATESIFALAERYNAIVLYPFARKDFGWMNQLASFQYVLDVVSAAKQTYHIDAKQVYLGGMSNGGSATFWFASHHSNLFAGFYSFAALPKLQVGDINFKALSAKPFYSLHAKDDSLYLYKNVLATYNLHKAEATAWHLETVEQGNHGFIYRKNGEEVMRNLLDKLLQ
- a CDS encoding DUF4097 family beta strand repeat-containing protein, which produces MHRFLMLFLLVGVMAGATRPAFAQKIIEENAAIKTGQRIVLDLRFGNAIRIRPATDNQLHVRATVDINDNKLNEALQFSFSETSSNVTVATDLSKEILATAKPGDCPPNRTTSSYFGSSDKGPKDGATVCSTINYDIMVPAGADVSVRTITGNIDVVGLTGPLEAKSISGFVDVSWPPTKAAAIALKTITGEVYTDQEVAFENRKDNPIVGYQLRGALASGSGPLLKLESISGDVFFRKPKQ